The following are encoded together in the Naumannella cuiyingiana genome:
- a CDS encoding pyrophosphate--fructose-6-phosphate 1-phosphotransferase: MVAKVAFLTAGGFAPCLSASLGYLIRRWSEVSPDTELIAYRNGYHGLLSGNSVSITPQVRERAELLTEYGGSPIGNSRVKLTNAQDLVKRGLVAEGQDPLQVAADRLTADGVDVLHTIGGDDTNTTAADLARFLAEQGHDLTVVGLPKTIDNDVVPIKQTLGAWTAAEMGSRFAQNVLAEHNVGPRMLIIHEVMGRNCGWLTAATARAYRDWLDGREWLPEIGLSKEAWDVHAVWIPEAPIDLESEVARLKSIMDEQGNVTIFLSEGAGLDAIVAEMEAAGEDVPRDPFGHVRLDEINPGAWFADRLKSKLGAEKVLVQKSGYYSRSAAANEADLALISRMADTAVEAAIAGRPGVIGEDYERGDELRPIEFDRIAGGKPFDTSTDWYLATLDAIGQPRPS, from the coding sequence ATGGTCGCCAAGGTTGCGTTTCTCACCGCCGGGGGCTTCGCACCCTGCCTGTCGGCGTCGCTGGGATACCTGATCCGGCGCTGGAGCGAGGTCTCGCCCGACACCGAACTGATCGCCTACCGCAATGGCTATCACGGCCTGCTCAGCGGCAACTCGGTGTCGATCACGCCGCAGGTCCGGGAGCGGGCCGAACTGCTGACCGAGTACGGGGGGTCGCCGATCGGGAACTCCCGGGTGAAGCTGACCAACGCCCAAGACCTGGTCAAGCGCGGCCTGGTGGCCGAAGGCCAGGACCCGCTGCAGGTGGCGGCCGACCGGCTGACCGCGGACGGCGTTGACGTGTTGCACACCATCGGCGGGGACGACACCAACACCACCGCCGCCGATCTCGCCCGCTTCCTGGCCGAGCAGGGCCACGACCTCACGGTGGTCGGCCTGCCCAAGACCATCGACAACGACGTGGTGCCGATCAAGCAGACCCTCGGGGCGTGGACCGCCGCCGAGATGGGTTCGCGGTTCGCCCAGAACGTGCTCGCCGAGCACAATGTCGGCCCGCGGATGTTGATCATCCACGAGGTGATGGGCCGCAACTGCGGCTGGCTGACCGCCGCCACCGCGAGGGCGTACCGCGATTGGCTGGACGGCCGGGAGTGGCTGCCCGAGATCGGGCTCTCCAAGGAAGCCTGGGACGTGCACGCGGTGTGGATCCCGGAGGCGCCGATCGATCTCGAGTCCGAGGTGGCCCGGTTGAAGTCGATCATGGACGAGCAGGGCAATGTGACGATCTTCTTGTCCGAGGGCGCAGGCCTGGACGCGATCGTGGCCGAGATGGAGGCCGCCGGCGAGGACGTGCCACGCGACCCGTTCGGACATGTGCGACTCGACGAGATCAACCCCGGCGCGTGGTTCGCCGACCGGTTGAAGAGCAAGCTCGGCGCGGAGAAGGTGCTGGTCCAGAAGTCGGGCTACTACTCGCGCTCGGCGGCGGCCAATGAGGCCGATCTGGCGCTGATCTCGCGGATGGCCGACACGGCCGTCGAGGCCGCGATCGCTGGCCGGCCCGGGGTGATCGGCGAGGATTACGAGCGCGGCGACGAGCTGCGGCCCATCGAGTTCGACCGGATCGCGGGCGGCAAGCCCTTCGACACCTCGACCGACTGGTACCTCGCCACCCTCGATGCCATCGGCCAACCGCGGCCGAGCTGA
- a CDS encoding MalY/PatB family protein produces the protein MAIFDLTLAELRRRTSMKWRRYGPDVLPAWVAEMDCRPAPAVRETLVAAIESGDTGYPEGSDYQAAYADFAATRWGWDFDPNDAVIVPDVMQGVAKVAELLTPPDTAVVVNNPVYNCFYGYLPWAKRRVLEVPLGADGRLDLDALAAAFAGPERPSAYLLCNPHNPTGTVHSPAELTRVAELAAEHGVAVISDEIHAPLVPADAGFVPYLSLPGTEDAVTVTSASKAWNLAGLKAAVAIGGTRAAAALRTLPNEVTGSASHLGILSHVAALEKARDWLDEAIDEIAANRALFSELLARDVPGAVYRPGAATYLAWVDARGLGLDRPVQQFRTRGRVALSDGAAFGSGGEGFVRVNLATSPEILTEVVARMGRAVAPA, from the coding sequence GTGGCGATATTCGACCTCACCCTGGCGGAATTGCGGCGGCGCACCAGCATGAAGTGGCGCCGCTACGGCCCGGACGTGTTGCCCGCCTGGGTCGCGGAGATGGACTGCCGCCCCGCGCCCGCCGTCCGGGAGACCCTGGTCGCCGCCATCGAGTCCGGCGACACCGGCTACCCGGAGGGCTCGGACTACCAGGCGGCCTACGCCGACTTCGCCGCGACGCGCTGGGGTTGGGACTTCGACCCGAATGACGCCGTAATCGTGCCGGACGTGATGCAGGGTGTGGCGAAGGTTGCCGAGCTGCTGACCCCGCCGGACACCGCGGTGGTGGTCAACAATCCCGTCTACAACTGTTTCTACGGCTATCTGCCCTGGGCGAAGCGTCGGGTTCTCGAGGTTCCGCTGGGCGCCGACGGACGGCTCGACCTCGACGCCCTGGCCGCCGCCTTCGCCGGGCCGGAGCGGCCATCGGCCTACCTGCTGTGCAATCCCCACAACCCGACCGGCACCGTGCACAGCCCCGCCGAGCTCACGCGCGTCGCCGAGCTCGCGGCCGAGCACGGCGTCGCAGTGATCAGCGACGAGATCCACGCGCCGCTGGTCCCGGCAGACGCCGGGTTCGTGCCGTACCTGTCGCTGCCCGGCACCGAGGACGCGGTGACGGTCACGTCGGCGTCGAAGGCCTGGAATCTGGCCGGGCTGAAGGCGGCCGTCGCGATCGGCGGTACGCGAGCGGCCGCGGCCCTGCGTACCCTGCCCAACGAGGTGACCGGCAGCGCCAGCCATCTCGGCATCCTCTCCCACGTCGCCGCGCTCGAGAAGGCCCGCGACTGGCTCGACGAGGCAATCGACGAGATCGCGGCGAACCGGGCACTCTTCTCCGAGCTGCTCGCCCGGGACGTGCCCGGGGCGGTGTATCGGCCGGGGGCGGCGACCTACCTGGCCTGGGTCGACGCACGCGGGCTGGGCCTGGACCGTCCGGTGCAGCAGTTCCGGACCCGCGGCCGGGTCGCGCTCAGCGACGGAGCCGCGTTCGGCAGCGGCGGCGAAGGGTTCGTCCGGGTCAACCTCGCCACCTCGCCCGAGATCCTCACCGAGGTGGTGGCGCGGATGGGCCGCGCCGTCGCCCCGGCCTGA
- the soxR gene encoding redox-sensitive transcriptional activator SoxR has product MPDRNSLSIGELAERSGLAHSALRFYEQHGLLSPERNAANQRRYPRSELRRIAFIRSAQRVGLTLGEIRTALASLPSGRTPTRADWRQLSESWRPRLNEQIRRLEELRDRLDTCIGCGCLSLSTCALSNPEDRAHADGPGAVYMEHRIERG; this is encoded by the coding sequence GTGCCCGACCGGAACTCCCTGTCCATCGGCGAGCTCGCCGAGCGATCCGGCCTCGCCCACTCGGCGCTGCGGTTCTACGAGCAGCACGGCCTGCTCAGCCCCGAACGCAATGCGGCGAACCAGCGCCGCTATCCGCGCAGCGAACTGCGCCGGATCGCGTTCATCCGCTCCGCCCAGCGCGTCGGGCTGACCCTGGGCGAGATCCGCACCGCGCTGGCGTCCCTGCCGAGCGGCCGCACGCCGACCCGCGCCGACTGGCGGCAACTGTCGGAGTCGTGGCGGCCGCGCCTGAACGAGCAGATCCGGCGGCTGGAGGAACTGCGGGACCGGCTGGACACCTGCATCGGCTGCGGCTGCCTGAGCCTGTCCACCTGCGCCCTGAGCAATCCCGAGGATCGCGCCCATGCCGACGGCCCCGGGGCCGTCTACATGGAACACCGCATCGAGCGCGGCTGA